One genomic region from Magallana gigas chromosome 3, xbMagGiga1.1, whole genome shotgun sequence encodes:
- the LOC105341359 gene encoding uncharacterized protein isoform X4, which yields MTPRLLNSVLEDMYTRTDGTVEDAFAQYTKEKQHKIINCKSCESREYSKFQLHTAVLLNFIANKSEIIMKWEEAQEFRIGINIFEVQHYKIQAEDLQGNLEYARMDLDVGDVCVKIRHLIPNLANCWRERFPYHLEEMIHNAKISSDKILQIMFQNGGARKEFEKLFVESQKQQGVVLLPENGGNTLYQPSQTKQEVSQSSLKIKLIPAKNFFECDAKDLSLHHQDVPDDLKGHERNIALFSLFIKHYAGSVDRFLVYAQIPNFMGIDYFVYYTDSGEEKEGCSSPKRVKVQEKTLYLVQVATGAMHRGDTIGQALNVVKQIFVNENVAVHAVVIVASKNKESFTLTRCAFERISVLNLDGTEKMLLQHNSLLHQFYLELIRSPELV from the coding sequence ATGACTCCCAGATTATTGAACAGCGTGTTAGAGGATATGTACACAAGAACAGATGGAACAGTTGAAGATGCTTTTGCACAGtacacaaaagaaaaacaacataaaatcataaattgtaAAAGTTGTGAAAGTCGTGAGTATTCCAAGTTTCAGCTTCATACTGCTGTTCTTCTCAATTTTATTGCAAACAAAAGTGAAATCATCATGAAATGGGAAGAGGCACAGGAATTTAGGATAGGGATCAACATATTTGAAGTTCAGCATTACAAAATCCAAGCTGAGGATCTACAAGGTAACCTTGAGTATGCAAGGATGGATTTGGATGTTGGTGATGtttgtgtaaaaattcgacATTTAATTCCAAACTTGGCAAACTGTTGGCGAGAAAGGTTTCCGTATCATTTGGAAGAGATGATTCACAATGCAAAAATTAGTTCTGATAAAATTTTGCAGATTATGTTTCAGAATGGTGGAGCTAGAAAGgagtttgaaaaattgtttgttgAGTCTCAAAAACAGCAGGGAGTAGTACTTCTGCCGGAAAATGGTGGTAATACGTTGTATCAGCCATCACAGACAAAACAAGAAGTGTCACAAtcatctttgaaaataaaacttattCCTGCTAAAAACTTCTTTGAATGTGACGCAAAAGACCTGTCTTTGCACCATCAAGATGTACCGGACGATCTGAAAGGTCATGAAAGAAATATTGccttattttctctttttattaaaCACTATGCAGGGTCAGTTGATAGATTTTTGGTATATGCACAAATACCAAATTTTATGGGAATAGATTACTTTGTCTATTATACTGACTCTGGTGAAGAAAAGGAAGGGTGTTCGTCACCTAAAAGGGTCAAAGTTCAGGAAAAAACATTGTACCTTGTTCAAGTGGCAACTGGTGCTATGCATCGAGGTGATACAATTGGTCAAGCTTTGAATGTggtgaaacaaatttttgtgaATGAAAATGTTGCAGTTCATGCTGTTGTTATTGTTGCAAGTAAGAACAAAGAATCCTTTACATTGACAAGGTGTGCATTTGAAAGGATTTCTGTGCTGAACTTAGATGGAACTGAAAAAATGCTTCTACAGCACAACAGCCTCCTGCATCAGTTTTACTTGGAACTTATCAGGTCACCAGAACTTGTCTAA
- the LOC105341359 gene encoding uncharacterized protein isoform X3, giving the protein MMKCFALSVGAHRLQSVHRALTVHRTFSVRSLFRFKAQEFEANVLRHVFDDEEGIFLANVIDFEEGRYFIKTEFHEKFVEAIKDNRAKKTTWIYLNGIEGFTASAHKFTEFGRKFQLDEDSFLNIWKGSLEYLISKKDREDKSYEHRLSLKEKGKEVYNEFSKEYIMTPRLLNSVLEDMYTRTDGTVEDAFAQYTKEKQHKIINCKSCESREYSKFQLHTAVLLNFIANKSEIIMKWEEAQEFRIGINIFEVQHYKIQAEDLQGNLEYARMDLDVGDVCVKIRHLIPNLANCWRERFPYHLEEMIHNAKISSDKILQIMFQNGGARKEFEKLFVESQKQQGVVLLPENGGNTLYQPSQTKQEVSQSSLKIKLIPAKNFFECDAKDLSLHHQDVPDDLKGHERNIALFSLFIKHYAGSVDRFLVYAQIPNFMGIDYFVYYTDSGEEKEGCSSPKRVKVQEKTLYLVQVATGAMHRGDTIGQALNVVKQIFVNENVAVHAVVIVASKNKESFTLTRCAFERISVLNLDGTEKMLLQHNSLLHQFYLELIRSPELV; this is encoded by the exons ATGATGAAATG TTTTGCACTCTCCGTTGGCGCTCACCGTTTACAAAGCGTTCACCGTGCGCTCACAGTTCACAGAACATTTAGCGTTCGTTCACTGTTCAGgtttaag gcTCAGGAATTTGAAGCAAATGTTCTAAGACATGTATTTGACGATGAAGAAGGAATCTTTTTAGCCAATGTAATTGACTTCGAGGAGGGAAGATACTTTATAAAGACAGAGTTTCATGAGAAGTTTGTGGAGGCAATAAAGGATAACAGAGCAAAAAAGACTACCTGGATCTATTTGAATGGAATTGAAG GCTTCACTGCAAGTGCACATAAATTTACTGAATTTGGAAGAAAATTTCAGCTTGATGAGGActcttttctaaacatttggAAGGGGTCCTTGGAATATTTGATATCGAAAAAAGATAGGGAGGATAAGAGTTATGAGCATAGACTTAGTCTAAAGGAAAAAGGAAAGGAAGTGTATAATGAGTTTTCAAAGGAATACATAATGACTCCCAGATTATTGAACAGCGTGTTAGAGGATATGTACACAAGAACAGATGGAACAGTTGAAGATGCTTTTGCACAGtacacaaaagaaaaacaacataaaatcataaattgtaAAAGTTGTGAAAGTCGTGAGTATTCCAAGTTTCAGCTTCATACTGCTGTTCTTCTCAATTTTATTGCAAACAAAAGTGAAATCATCATGAAATGGGAAGAGGCACAGGAATTTAGGATAGGGATCAACATATTTGAAGTTCAGCATTACAAAATCCAAGCTGAGGATCTACAAGGTAACCTTGAGTATGCAAGGATGGATTTGGATGTTGGTGATGtttgtgtaaaaattcgacATTTAATTCCAAACTTGGCAAACTGTTGGCGAGAAAGGTTTCCGTATCATTTGGAAGAGATGATTCACAATGCAAAAATTAGTTCTGATAAAATTTTGCAGATTATGTTTCAGAATGGTGGAGCTAGAAAGgagtttgaaaaattgtttgttgAGTCTCAAAAACAGCAGGGAGTAGTACTTCTGCCGGAAAATGGTGGTAATACGTTGTATCAGCCATCACAGACAAAACAAGAAGTGTCACAAtcatctttgaaaataaaacttattCCTGCTAAAAACTTCTTTGAATGTGACGCAAAAGACCTGTCTTTGCACCATCAAGATGTACCGGACGATCTGAAAGGTCATGAAAGAAATATTGccttattttctctttttattaaaCACTATGCAGGGTCAGTTGATAGATTTTTGGTATATGCACAAATACCAAATTTTATGGGAATAGATTACTTTGTCTATTATACTGACTCTGGTGAAGAAAAGGAAGGGTGTTCGTCACCTAAAAGGGTCAAAGTTCAGGAAAAAACATTGTACCTTGTTCAAGTGGCAACTGGTGCTATGCATCGAGGTGATACAATTGGTCAAGCTTTGAATGTggtgaaacaaatttttgtgaATGAAAATGTTGCAGTTCATGCTGTTGTTATTGTTGCAAGTAAGAACAAAGAATCCTTTACATTGACAAGGTGTGCATTTGAAAGGATTTCTGTGCTGAACTTAGATGGAACTGAAAAAATGCTTCTACAGCACAACAGCCTCCTGCATCAGTTTTACTTGGAACTTATCAGGTCACCAGAACTTGTCTAA
- the LOC105341359 gene encoding uncharacterized protein isoform X1, whose protein sequence is MMKCFALSVGAHRLQSVHRALTVHRTFSVRSLFRFKAQEFEANVLRHVFDDEEGIFLANVIDFEEGRYFIKTEFHEKFVEAIKDNRAKKTTWIYLNGIEGLGKTSSAIYYVLKCRENDDLSVHYVDVNEIEKRDEDLEFFIAYSKKFKKNDCIIVDHLTLYNTHYLNKMKKIVERQVKNPKFILIETGFTASAHKFTEFGRKFQLDEDSFLNIWKGSLEYLISKKDREDKSYEHRLSLKEKGKEVYNEFSKEYIMTPRLLNSVLEDMYTRTDGTVEDAFAQYTKEKQHKIINCKSCESREYSKFQLHTAVLLNFIANKSEIIMKWEEAQEFRIGINIFEVQHYKIQAEDLQGNLEYARMDLDVGDVCVKIRHLIPNLANCWRERFPYHLEEMIHNAKISSDKILQIMFQNGGARKEFEKLFVESQKQQGVVLLPENGGNTLYQPSQTKQEVSQSSLKIKLIPAKNFFECDAKDLSLHHQDVPDDLKGHERNIALFSLFIKHYAGSVDRFLVYAQIPNFMGIDYFVYYTDSGEEKEGCSSPKRVKVQEKTLYLVQVATGAMHRGDTIGQALNVVKQIFVNENVAVHAVVIVASKNKESFTLTRCAFERISVLNLDGTEKMLLQHNSLLHQFYLELIRSPELV, encoded by the exons ATGATGAAATG TTTTGCACTCTCCGTTGGCGCTCACCGTTTACAAAGCGTTCACCGTGCGCTCACAGTTCACAGAACATTTAGCGTTCGTTCACTGTTCAGgtttaag gcTCAGGAATTTGAAGCAAATGTTCTAAGACATGTATTTGACGATGAAGAAGGAATCTTTTTAGCCAATGTAATTGACTTCGAGGAGGGAAGATACTTTATAAAGACAGAGTTTCATGAGAAGTTTGTGGAGGCAATAAAGGATAACAGAGCAAAAAAGACTACCTGGATCTATTTGAATGGAATTGAAGGTTTGGGGAAGACATCATCAGCGATTTACTATGTTTTAAAGTGTCGAGAAAATGATGACCTCTCTGTTCATTATGTTGATGTAAACGAAATTGAAAAGCGAGATGAAGATTTGGAATTTTTCATCGCTTAttcaaaaaagttcaaaaaaaaTGACTGTATTATTGTTGATCATTTAACTCTCTATAATACACATTATCTAAACAAGATGAAAAAGATTGTGGAACGACAAGTTAAAAACCCAAAGTTTATTCTCATTGAAACAGGCTTCACTGCAAGTGCACATAAATTTACTGAATTTGGAAGAAAATTTCAGCTTGATGAGGActcttttctaaacatttggAAGGGGTCCTTGGAATATTTGATATCGAAAAAAGATAGGGAGGATAAGAGTTATGAGCATAGACTTAGTCTAAAGGAAAAAGGAAAGGAAGTGTATAATGAGTTTTCAAAGGAATACATAATGACTCCCAGATTATTGAACAGCGTGTTAGAGGATATGTACACAAGAACAGATGGAACAGTTGAAGATGCTTTTGCACAGtacacaaaagaaaaacaacataaaatcataaattgtaAAAGTTGTGAAAGTCGTGAGTATTCCAAGTTTCAGCTTCATACTGCTGTTCTTCTCAATTTTATTGCAAACAAAAGTGAAATCATCATGAAATGGGAAGAGGCACAGGAATTTAGGATAGGGATCAACATATTTGAAGTTCAGCATTACAAAATCCAAGCTGAGGATCTACAAGGTAACCTTGAGTATGCAAGGATGGATTTGGATGTTGGTGATGtttgtgtaaaaattcgacATTTAATTCCAAACTTGGCAAACTGTTGGCGAGAAAGGTTTCCGTATCATTTGGAAGAGATGATTCACAATGCAAAAATTAGTTCTGATAAAATTTTGCAGATTATGTTTCAGAATGGTGGAGCTAGAAAGgagtttgaaaaattgtttgttgAGTCTCAAAAACAGCAGGGAGTAGTACTTCTGCCGGAAAATGGTGGTAATACGTTGTATCAGCCATCACAGACAAAACAAGAAGTGTCACAAtcatctttgaaaataaaacttattCCTGCTAAAAACTTCTTTGAATGTGACGCAAAAGACCTGTCTTTGCACCATCAAGATGTACCGGACGATCTGAAAGGTCATGAAAGAAATATTGccttattttctctttttattaaaCACTATGCAGGGTCAGTTGATAGATTTTTGGTATATGCACAAATACCAAATTTTATGGGAATAGATTACTTTGTCTATTATACTGACTCTGGTGAAGAAAAGGAAGGGTGTTCGTCACCTAAAAGGGTCAAAGTTCAGGAAAAAACATTGTACCTTGTTCAAGTGGCAACTGGTGCTATGCATCGAGGTGATACAATTGGTCAAGCTTTGAATGTggtgaaacaaatttttgtgaATGAAAATGTTGCAGTTCATGCTGTTGTTATTGTTGCAAGTAAGAACAAAGAATCCTTTACATTGACAAGGTGTGCATTTGAAAGGATTTCTGTGCTGAACTTAGATGGAACTGAAAAAATGCTTCTACAGCACAACAGCCTCCTGCATCAGTTTTACTTGGAACTTATCAGGTCACCAGAACTTGTCTAA
- the LOC105341359 gene encoding uncharacterized protein isoform X2, whose translation MAQEFEANVLRHVFDDEEGIFLANVIDFEEGRYFIKTEFHEKFVEAIKDNRAKKTTWIYLNGIEGLGKTSSAIYYVLKCRENDDLSVHYVDVNEIEKRDEDLEFFIAYSKKFKKNDCIIVDHLTLYNTHYLNKMKKIVERQVKNPKFILIETGFTASAHKFTEFGRKFQLDEDSFLNIWKGSLEYLISKKDREDKSYEHRLSLKEKGKEVYNEFSKEYIMTPRLLNSVLEDMYTRTDGTVEDAFAQYTKEKQHKIINCKSCESREYSKFQLHTAVLLNFIANKSEIIMKWEEAQEFRIGINIFEVQHYKIQAEDLQGNLEYARMDLDVGDVCVKIRHLIPNLANCWRERFPYHLEEMIHNAKISSDKILQIMFQNGGARKEFEKLFVESQKQQGVVLLPENGGNTLYQPSQTKQEVSQSSLKIKLIPAKNFFECDAKDLSLHHQDVPDDLKGHERNIALFSLFIKHYAGSVDRFLVYAQIPNFMGIDYFVYYTDSGEEKEGCSSPKRVKVQEKTLYLVQVATGAMHRGDTIGQALNVVKQIFVNENVAVHAVVIVASKNKESFTLTRCAFERISVLNLDGTEKMLLQHNSLLHQFYLELIRSPELV comes from the exons ATG gcTCAGGAATTTGAAGCAAATGTTCTAAGACATGTATTTGACGATGAAGAAGGAATCTTTTTAGCCAATGTAATTGACTTCGAGGAGGGAAGATACTTTATAAAGACAGAGTTTCATGAGAAGTTTGTGGAGGCAATAAAGGATAACAGAGCAAAAAAGACTACCTGGATCTATTTGAATGGAATTGAAGGTTTGGGGAAGACATCATCAGCGATTTACTATGTTTTAAAGTGTCGAGAAAATGATGACCTCTCTGTTCATTATGTTGATGTAAACGAAATTGAAAAGCGAGATGAAGATTTGGAATTTTTCATCGCTTAttcaaaaaagttcaaaaaaaaTGACTGTATTATTGTTGATCATTTAACTCTCTATAATACACATTATCTAAACAAGATGAAAAAGATTGTGGAACGACAAGTTAAAAACCCAAAGTTTATTCTCATTGAAACAGGCTTCACTGCAAGTGCACATAAATTTACTGAATTTGGAAGAAAATTTCAGCTTGATGAGGActcttttctaaacatttggAAGGGGTCCTTGGAATATTTGATATCGAAAAAAGATAGGGAGGATAAGAGTTATGAGCATAGACTTAGTCTAAAGGAAAAAGGAAAGGAAGTGTATAATGAGTTTTCAAAGGAATACATAATGACTCCCAGATTATTGAACAGCGTGTTAGAGGATATGTACACAAGAACAGATGGAACAGTTGAAGATGCTTTTGCACAGtacacaaaagaaaaacaacataaaatcataaattgtaAAAGTTGTGAAAGTCGTGAGTATTCCAAGTTTCAGCTTCATACTGCTGTTCTTCTCAATTTTATTGCAAACAAAAGTGAAATCATCATGAAATGGGAAGAGGCACAGGAATTTAGGATAGGGATCAACATATTTGAAGTTCAGCATTACAAAATCCAAGCTGAGGATCTACAAGGTAACCTTGAGTATGCAAGGATGGATTTGGATGTTGGTGATGtttgtgtaaaaattcgacATTTAATTCCAAACTTGGCAAACTGTTGGCGAGAAAGGTTTCCGTATCATTTGGAAGAGATGATTCACAATGCAAAAATTAGTTCTGATAAAATTTTGCAGATTATGTTTCAGAATGGTGGAGCTAGAAAGgagtttgaaaaattgtttgttgAGTCTCAAAAACAGCAGGGAGTAGTACTTCTGCCGGAAAATGGTGGTAATACGTTGTATCAGCCATCACAGACAAAACAAGAAGTGTCACAAtcatctttgaaaataaaacttattCCTGCTAAAAACTTCTTTGAATGTGACGCAAAAGACCTGTCTTTGCACCATCAAGATGTACCGGACGATCTGAAAGGTCATGAAAGAAATATTGccttattttctctttttattaaaCACTATGCAGGGTCAGTTGATAGATTTTTGGTATATGCACAAATACCAAATTTTATGGGAATAGATTACTTTGTCTATTATACTGACTCTGGTGAAGAAAAGGAAGGGTGTTCGTCACCTAAAAGGGTCAAAGTTCAGGAAAAAACATTGTACCTTGTTCAAGTGGCAACTGGTGCTATGCATCGAGGTGATACAATTGGTCAAGCTTTGAATGTggtgaaacaaatttttgtgaATGAAAATGTTGCAGTTCATGCTGTTGTTATTGTTGCAAGTAAGAACAAAGAATCCTTTACATTGACAAGGTGTGCATTTGAAAGGATTTCTGTGCTGAACTTAGATGGAACTGAAAAAATGCTTCTACAGCACAACAGCCTCCTGCATCAGTTTTACTTGGAACTTATCAGGTCACCAGAACTTGTCTAA